A window of Acropora muricata isolate sample 2 chromosome 6, ASM3666990v1, whole genome shotgun sequence genomic DNA:
GTACATCCAAGCCTTGTAAGTGGATTATTCCAAGGAAACGCAAGGGTCCGGTGACACCTATCTCTGAAATTAGCTTTGTCAAGCATGActatgcaaaagaaaagaaagcaaaaaagcCAAAGCTAAACTCTGCAGCAAAAACCTGTGCATCAGATCTAAAAAAATGGCCAGGTGAAAGACTACAAAACTTTTATGAGGCTTTAAAAGAATATCAAATAGAATCCAAAAAAGCAGTTGGATGGATGCACATTCTTCCTCAAAAACTCAATAATCAAGAAGAACCACTCATCTCACCTATCAAATATCATCCTATATCAGCTGAGGAACTAAAACTGAGATTTGAGAAAGTGAAGAGGAACATTAACTTTGATGaagaaaagataaagaaaatagAAGAGCAAACACGACGTCAGTCAAACACAAATTTGTGGCATCATCATAGGCATCCCAGAATTACTGCCACTAAATGTTACAGAATAGCTGTACAAAGAGAGACAACATCACCTACAAAAATCATCCAAGATGTCCTTGATTACAAGGAACCATTTCAGAGTAAAAGCATGCAAGAAGGACTGGAAATGGAGGACAGTATCATTGCTGCTTACAAATCATTAAAGCAAGAGGAAGGGGTTGCTGGCATTATTGTACAAAAATGTGGCTTCTTTATTTCCAAGCATCATGGCTTCCTGGGAGCAAGTCCTGATGGATTAGTGCATGACCCTTCTGCAGAAGACACTGAGGGTCTTCTGGAACTGAAATATGTTCAAATGGAGAAGCAAGAAAGCCTGGAGGAGGCTCTGGTCCGAAAAGGAATTTGCAAGAATTGTAAGGATGGTGTGACCTTGAATGTGCGGCACAAATACTATTTTCAAACACAACAGGCAATGTTTGTGGTTGAACGAAAATGGACTGACTTTGTGGTTATGGGAACAGGTTGTAGCACAACCTTTTGTGAGAGAATCCATTTCTCACAAGAACACTGGGATACAACTTTCTCAAAGCTGGAATCCTTTTTTAACTACTGGATTGTACCAGAACTTGCATACCCTTGTGTAAAATATGGGCTCCCCAAGTTAAATGCTCGCATGTTTTAAGAGTACCTTTTTTCAACTCCTACATAAGATGTAAAacaagttttatttttttaacattgctattgttaaatatattacaTTGTGTCTTTTAGAAAACCAACATTGTAATGTGTAAACAGATTTTCATCACCTGAAAAAACTCAATCAAATAAGTAAGCAACTGGTCAAAAAGTATGGCAGCAGTAACATATAACACATAATTGGCTTATAGTTTGGCCTTAACATCAATCTCATTTCAGCACTTAATTAAAGTTAAGTTCTTGTATTATGAATGACTTTATCTTTCAGATGTTGCAGGAATCATGAGTATCACAGGATAATTAATTTATAAGAGGGGGATGAAAATTTGTGAGAGCGGAGACCACAACAAGCATGTCTGATGCAATAGGTGCAAGAGTAATTGGTATCTTGCGGTCAAAGATGTGCCAATTCTTTATGCGTTCCATTAGCCGTTCCACATGGACCCTAAGGCTAGCAACCACCTTGTTATGATTTGTTTCTTTACTGGAAAACTGCACCTTTTTATCTAAAAATGTTGGTATAACAAGGCTTGCCCCAACAGAAGCTAATTCATCTTGACAATTAAACCCTTTGTCAGCCATTACTTGGTCACCATGGTTTAGTTTTTCTAAAAAACCACTGAGAACAGTTATTTCCTTGTCTGAGGTTGATCCAGGAAATAAGTCACTTACAAAACATAAAACACCACTTGGAGTTATGCCCAACATTGACTTCATGGTGGTTCTTGATTTATATGATGAATAACAGGCAGATTGTGAATCAAGAGCAGATGGTCTTTCCATTTCAAATTCGGTGCAATCGACTATCACAGTCACATTGGGCAGTAGCTTCTTAAAACTGTCAGGCATATAATATTGCAATACTTCTCTTTGAGGGATGGCGATAAGTGGTTCAAATTCCCTCCTCAAAAATGGAATCCAAGCATTAACAACCTTAGAAACAGTGCTCCTACAAACCTTAAATCGATGAGCAAgatcattttcaaacaatccCAGCCTCAAGCGGAGCATAACAAGGATAAACTCTTGGAATTTAGTAAGCACTCTGGGCCTTCCAACATTACTGTCTAGAGTGGTCCTTTTGTGTTCATAACTAATGTTTCTAGCAGACTGTTCTACAGTTTTGTAACAAAGAATCAGAGTCTTGTAATCAGGAAAGCCAGTGTAGAAAGAAATATCATCATCTTTATCTTTATACTGGTCTATGTCAAACCTATTGTTATCCAAAGCATGCTTCaagcttttcatttcttgttgAAATTTGCTGTTCATCTCCTTTATGttcctattttctttttccaaccTGTGAATCTCTTCTTTTAGCTTCGCAATTTCTTGTTCACGTGTTCGTAAGCTGTCATGTAAATTGTTTAGTAGGTCTCCAGTGAGCGACGTTTGTATTTCCACACTGGTACTTGTGTCGTCAACGCTAAAATTTTCTTTCGACTGTTGACAGAGCGCATCCAGTGGTAATTCAGTAAGCggcgtttttcttttcttggtcTGCTCCACTTTCTGCGTTTCTTCGAAACTGATCCTCTTCAACTCTCGACGTGCAACCATTTGCTTTGTCCATGGAAAAATTGAAGGCAAGTGCGTCCTGCTAAGTTTTTCTCCTCCATCAAAATGAGCCGAGCAAATCCGTGTGCTCTCAGAGTTAACTTTAAGCGTTTCGTTCCTAATAAGAACTACGTACTTTTTCCGGACATCAGGGTCTTTGGGAATTCTGTAGTAGTGCAAGTAAGGCGCGTTTCGGAAACTATTTGTGCAGTGTGGAACACAACAGTTATAGTGCGACATGTTTCTTTACCTCTGTTCTGTCCCTCCAAACGATCCCAAGAAGCTTTGTGGTCACAACTCGTACCCAGATTTCCGCTCGTTTAGAAAATGGTCAATTGGCTCGAAGATTTTGATCGCAGCTGAATCGGTGTGCACCGTCAGACCCATGCGACCAAGTCAAAATCAGATGAAAAACATACCTCTTTGAAGTTTGACGCGTTTCATAACCAGTCTCCTCTACCAACTATGGTCTCAAGAATGGTGGTGAGGCTGGAAATGACCTCACCTTTCTACAAACTCTAAAGGTTTCCTGTTTCTATTCTTTAGCTGTTCATGTTTCCTCGAACTTGTTTCAGAATGTAGCACATGGAACCTGTGTTTGAGATACCCAAAAGTAGGCTGAATTTTACAGCGGGTTGATTTGTGGACACAGCTGTCGTGTGCTCCCAGGCCTCTTTGCTACAACATTAGTGAACAATCACGTAAATACAGAAAAAAACTGTAATGAACAGTGAGATTTTCTCTAGCCTGATTTTTAACACGTCCTCACCCAACTCCCGTTCTCGCGAAAAAGAATTTACAAATTATTCACTACTCATTGCTTAGCTTCATGGCTACAAAGAGCTTGCACACTTATTGAATGGAAGCCTTTTCTGTTCACATAATCCGGTTCGTTCTGCGAAGGAGCTTTTATCCTCACTTGCCCACCATCTTTACAACCAATTGCTCAGGTAAAGCCTCTGATTTTGAACAAGCCTCGCTTGATTTCATATCGCTTGTTCTTGTTGAGGGAAACTTAATGAATTCGTTTACTTTGCTGGAACGATCTAATGTAACTTGACGGACGACTCGACTAACAGTGGATTTATCGTAGGACAAGAACGTGTCGCTGACTACTTCAAGAAAACTTCCCGAAGCCAAGAGTCGCAGGGTGATCAAAACCTGTTCTTTCGCAGCGAACGAGTGGGTATACCACCTACCTTGACTTggataaattttttcacttgatagtggctggatagcgctatcaaAGTTTTGAACAACCTGAATGCGATTTATCTGCTGGATAAGAGTTATCCGCTCTTTGAATGACTGTTAAATAGCTGGTGTTAGTGGTTGTTTTTGCGTGTGAGGTCACATGTATAGCCAGCCATCACAGGCTGCAGTTGAAATAAATCTTCAATAGCAACAAAACCACCACCAAAGGGTAATGTGCTTCCTTTGACATCTATTGTTGATCTGTACATTGAACATGGTGTTACCAACCATACATATTTCATCAATGAATATGAGCTCAACACTAGCAAGTTTTACATCTTAAAGGGGAACTCTAGtgtaaaaaataacttttttttatgtGAAAGGTCTAATATTTTCTTGGAGATTTCTTTTAGTTGTTTGGAAAAATTGTGTAACAGACTTCAGAATTTCAATGTTGAAGTGAGCTGAAAAGAAATCCACTGTCTTGGACAATGGCTGAATTTTCGTAAAACTGGTCAGCGGATGTTTGAATGACGTGAGAATGTCAAAGCTTCGCAAGACTGCACACACTCTCTAGAATGTTTTGCTGGATGTGTACTTCAAAATACGTTATGTCCTATTCATCTCCTGAATCTTTCTCGGCCTCCAatgattttgaacaaaattcaGTGGAAAGGTACCTATGGTGTATCATTATGTCAGAAGGCACGTAATGGTCATGAGAAAAGGAGAAACCTTGTGATAAACAACAAGT
This region includes:
- the LOC136919554 gene encoding uncharacterized protein, which produces MADSSKTPAKGALKVILSEEDIPGAKIPRETVEQCSVVQLKRWLLCRGAKTTGNKKALVTRVEDYIKHGLDIKYLRDPDGGLHLLRKKVELGVLEQEEPQLAQSFPKEGYKADLKGLPNISFGTVWRFMIEGVESKKQLSTAKPLVKGFNFFKSGHVLYIGYLHESGKHYIKSQVLPSMKKDKVYTCFLVIASIGRVLNAHCKCPAGIDGRCNHVASTLFALEQHFKERQKTTSVAEDSCTSKPCKWIIPRKRKGPVTPISEISFVKHDYAKEKKAKKPKLNSAAKTCASDLKKWPGERLQNFYEALKEYQIESKKAVGWMHILPQKLNNQEEPLISPIKYHPISAEELKLRFEKVKRNINFDEEKIKKIEEQTRRQSNTNLWHHHRHPRITATKCYRIAVQRETTSPTKIIQDVLDYKEPFQSKSMQEGLEMEDSIIAAYKSLKQEEGVAGIIVQKCGFFISKHHGFLGASPDGLVHDPSAEDTEGLLELKYVQMEKQESLEEALVRKGICKNCKDGVTLNVRHKYYFQTQQAMFVVERKWTDFVVMGTGCSTTFCERIHFSQEHWDTTFSKLESFFNYWIVPELAYPCVKYGLPKLNARMF
- the LOC136919555 gene encoding uncharacterized protein is translated as MSHYNCCVPHCTNSFRNAPYLHYYRIPKDPDVRKKYVVLIRNETLKVNSESTRICSAHFDGGEKLSRTHLPSIFPWTKQMVARRELKRISFEETQKVEQTKKRKTPLTELPLDALCQQSKENFSVDDTSTSVEIQTSLTGDLLNNLHDSLRTREQEIAKLKEEIHRLEKENRNIKEMNSKFQQEMKSLKHALDNNRFDIDQYKDKDDDISFYTGFPDYKTLILCYKTVEQSARNISYEHKRTTLDSNVGRPRVLTKFQEFILVMLRLRLGLFENDLAHRFKVCRSTVSKVVNAWIPFLRREFEPLIAIPQREVLQYYMPDSFKKLLPNVTVIVDCTEFEMERPSALDSQSACYSSYKSRTTMKSMLGITPSGVLCFVSDLFPGSTSDKEITVLSGFLEKLNHGDQVMADKGFNCQDELASVGASLVIPTFLDKKVQFSSKETNHNKVVASLRVHVERLMERIKNWHIFDRKIPITLAPIASDMLVVVSALTNFHPPLIN